From the Pontibaca methylaminivorans genome, the window CAACAACCGAAGGGCCCGTTTGATGGCATTCGAGACGATCACCGTTGAAATCGAGGATCACGTGGCGCTGATCCGGCTCGACCGGCCGGAGGCGCTGAATGCTCTCAACCGGGAGCTTGCCGGCGAGCTGTGTCAGGCGCTGCGCGAGGCCGACGCCAACGACAAGGTGCGCTGCATTGTCCTGTCGGGATCGGAAAAGGCCTTTGCCGCCGGGGCGGATGTCAAGGAAATGGCCCGGCTGCGCTATGTCGAGGTTTTCGGAGACAACCTCTTCGCCGGCCTGAACGACCAGTTCGCCGCCACGCGCAAGCCGATCGTCGCCGCCGTTGCCGGTTATGTCCTTGGCGGGGGCTGCGAACTGGCCATGGCCTGCGATTTCATCATCGCCGCCGATACCGCGAAGTTCGGCCTGCCCGAGATCAACCTCGGCATCATTGCCGGAATCGGCGGCACGCAGCGGCTTGTCCGCGCGGTCGGCAAGGCCAAGGCCATGGACATGAACCTGACTGGTCGGTTCATGAACGCCGACGAGGCCGAGCGCGCCGGGCTGGTGAGCCGCGTCGTCCCGGCCAAGAAGCTGATGGAAGAGGCTATGGGCGCGGCCCAGAAGATCGCCGAGAAATCCCAGATCAGCGTCATGGCCGCGAAGGAGGCGGTGAACCGCAGCTTCGAGACCACGCTGGCCGAGGGCATCCTGTTCGAGCGCCGCCTGTTCCATTCGATGTTCGCCACCGAGGACCAGAAAGAAGGAATGGCCGCGTTCCTGGAAAAGCGGCAGGCGCAGTTCCGCGACAAATAGTCCGCCCGGCAGGGCTATCCGTGCCGGATCTGGTGCCGGATTCGCGCCGGGACAGGCCGGTCTGCGACGTTTCGCCCCGGATTCGGTTGCAACCTTCGGGAAATACGGGTATGCGCCGCGCCAGACATGCGCGCGCGGCCCGCTTTGGCCTGAAACGAAATCGCCGTATCCGGTTGGCACGGATCCGCGTTGCGCCTGAAACCGTATATATTGCAACGCTCCGCAGAAAGGTCAGCCCTTATGGCAAATACGCTTCAGTCCCGCAAACGGGTCCGCCAGATCGAATCCCGCACCGCCGTCAACAAGGCGCGTCGTTCGCGCATCCGCACCTTTATCCGCAAGGTCGAAGAGGCAATCGCCTCGGGCGACAAGGATGCGGCCAGCGCGGCCCTGCGCGCGGCCCAGCCGGAACTGATGCGCGGCGTGACCCGGGGCGTCTTTCACCGCAACACCGCGGCCCGCAAGATTTCGCGGCTTTCGGCCCGCATCAAGGCAATGGGTTGATCCGGGGCTGTCCGCGCCCCTGATCACAACCATGACGGGACAACCGTGACAGGCGCCGCCCCCTTGGGGCGGCGTTCCTGTTTTCATGATCGGAAACATGCCGATTTTCGGGTTGTCTGGATTCGTTCCGCGCAAAGCGCGAGTCAATGGGATAGTTTCATTGCCGCGTGATGGAAGAAGTTGCTAGGACATGGGGCAGCGATTCACTCGCCTGGGGGACAGGCTGCCAGCCGGCCATTTCCGATCCGTTCGGGCATGGCCACCAGCAAGGCCACGATAACCGGTGCTGCGCCGGGGATGTGGCACGCCGTTCACGGCCGTTCGGCCAGTGAGTGGCCTGTCGTGAAAGATGATAGCGTCCGGCCATTGGACGCAACGAGTATGTGTTGTCATGCAACGCAGGGTTGATGTGCTGGCCGGATGTTTTGCCCGTTTCGTGCGGGCACCGCAAATCCTTTACGGGTCTGCGATCCCTATCCCCGTGCCGTGAGTCCGAAAACCGGGAGCGATTCCCGGGCGAACAAGGATCAAGATTTGCCGGAGAGCCGGCGACTGGCTTGTCTAGGGGCACTGCATGATACGGGAAAAATGGGACGATCTGAGGGAAACGCTGCTGCGGACCGTAGGAGAGAACAATTTCAGGACCTGGATCGAACCGCTCCGGGTCGTCGAGGTGCAGGACGGGATTGCGCTTTTCGACGTGCCGACCAATTTCATGGGCAACTATGTGGCGCAGAACTTTTCTGACGCCATCCTGCATGTCCTGAACACGAACGGCGAATCGGTTCAGCGGCTGTCGTTCCAGGTTCCGGCCGAATTCGGCGAGCGCACGTTGTCGAATACGATGCCCAATCCGGCCCCGACCGTGCGCCGCGAAGCGCCGACCGCCACGCCGGCGAGGGCAGGAGATGCGATCCAGACCGCCCCGCTTGAACCGCGTTTCACCTTTGACAGTTTCGTGGTCGGCAAGCCGAACGAGCTTGCCCATGCGGCGGCGCGGCGGGTGGCCGAAGGCGGTGCCGTCACCTTCAATCCGCTGGTGCTTTACGGCGGGGTCGGGCTCGGCAAGACGCATCTCATGCACGCGATCGCCTGGGAGCTGAAGGCGCGCAAGCCCGAGCTGAACGTGCTCTATCTCTCGGCCGAGCAGTTCATGTATCGCTTCGTGCAGGCGCTGCGCGAGCGCAAGATGATGGATTTCAAGCATCTGTTCCGCTCGGTCGATGTGCTGATGGTCGATGACGTGCAGTTCATCGCCGGCAAGGAATCGACGCAGGAGGAATTCTTCCATACGTTCAACGCGCTGGTGGACCAGAACAAGCAGATCATCATTTCCGCCGACCGCGCGCCGGGCGAGATCAAGGAACTTGAGGACCGGGTGAAATCGCGCCTGCAATGCGGGCTGGTGGTCGATCTGCACCCCACGGATTACGAGCTTCGCCTCGGCATCCTGCAATCCAAGGTTCTGCAGTATCAGGACAGCTATCCGGGACTCGAACTTGCCCCCGGCGTGCTTGAATTTCTAGCCCAGCGCATCTCGACCAATGTGCGCGTGCTGGAAGGGGCGCTGACGCGGCTTTTCGCCTTTGCGTCGCTGGTCGGGCGGGAGATCGACATGGACCTGACGCAGGATTGCCTCGCGGACGTCCTGCGCGCGGCCGAACGCAAGATCACGGTCGAGGAAATCCAGCGCCGGGTGTCGGAATATTACAACATCCGCCTCAGCGACATGGTGGGCCCCAAGCGGCTGCGCTCCTTTGCGCGGCCGCGGCAGGTGGCCATGTATCTGTCCAAGCAACTGACCAGCCGGTCGCTGCCCGAGATCGGGCGCCGCTTCGGCGGACGCGATCACACCACCGTCATGCACGGCGTGCGCCGCATCGAGGAGTTGAAGCAGACCGACGGCCAGATCGCCGAGGACGTGGAAATGTTGCGTCGCACGCTGGAAGCGTAAACAGCGGCTTGCCGGCCTTGCCCCCTGTCCGGGTGCCGAATTTCCATGCTTCCCTCTTGACGGGCCTGCGTTTCATGCGAAGAAATCTACAACTCATCCGCCCGGGCCGGGCGCTGCATGTGGGCCGGGGAAGGCCAGGGCTGCCCCGGACGCAGGCGGAGAAAGGACAGAGATGAAGATCAGCATCGAACGCAGCGCGCTGTTCAGGGCCGCGTCCCAAGCCCAGTCGGTGGTGGAACGGCGCAACACGATCCCGATTCTGGCGAATGTGCTGATCGAGGCCGAAGGCGATGCGGTCCGGTTCCGCGCGACCGATCTGGATGTCGAGGTGGTGGATACCGCCCCCGCCCAGGTCGAACGCGCCGGCGCGACCACCGTTGCCGCGACCCTGCTGCATGAAATCGTGCGCAAGCTGCCCGAGGGGGCGCTGGTCACGCTGGCCCATGACGGCGCGTCGGAGCGCCTGCTGATCGAGGCCGGGCGGTCGAGCTTTTCGCTCGCCACGCTGCCGCGCGAGGATTTCCCCGTCATGGCCTCGTCGGAATATGAAAGCGAATTCGCCATTCAGGCGGCGGTGCTGCGGCGGCTTTTCGACAAGTCCCGCTTTGCCATTTCGACCGAGGAAACCCGCTATTACCTGAACGGCGTCTACCTGCATGTTTCGGATGCCGACGGCGGCAAGGTGCTGCGGGCCGTGGCGACGGACGGGCACCGCCTGGCGCGGGTCGATGCCGACCTGCCGTCGGGCGCGGCAAACATGCCGGGCGTGATCGTGCCGCGCAAGACGGTGCTGGAACTGCGCAAGCTGCTCGAGGATGACGAGGCGGAAATCCGGGTCTCGGTCAGCGAGACCAAGGTGCGCTTTGCCATGCCCGCGATCACCCTGACGTCAAAGGTGATCGACGGCACCTTCCCCGATTACAGCCGCGTGATCCCGCAGGGCAATCCGCGCCGGCTCGAGGTCGATGCGGCGGAATTCGCCCGCGCGGTCGATCGGGTCGCCACCGTGTCATCGGAACGCGCCCGGGCGGTCAAGCTGCAGCTTGAAGAGGACCGGATGGTGCTTTCGGTGAACGCCCCGGACAGCGGCGCCGCCGAAGAGGAACTCGCCGTGGCCTATGGCGACGAGCGGCTCGAGATCGGCTTCAATGCGAAATACCTGCTGGAGATCGTGGCGCAGGTGGATCGCGAGAATGCGGTGTTCTTTTTCAACTCGGCCAGCGACCCCGCGCTCATGCGCGAGGGGAACGACGCGAGCGCGATCTATGTCGTGATGCCGATGCGGGTCTGATCCCGCGCGGCCGGGGCCGGTTGCGGGACGGATCGGGGCGTGCGTCCCGGAGATGAATGACCGACGATTCGCATCAGAGCGGCGACAGGCCGGCGCAGGCGGCGGCGCTGCTTGAACTCGGCCTTCTGCATTTCCGCTCGCACGGGGCTGCGCGGCTTGCGCTCGACACCCGTCCGGTGGTGCTGTTCGGGCCGAACGGGGCCGGCAAGACCAATCTTCTCGAGGCGGTGTCGCTGCTGTCGCCGGGCCGGGGGCTGCGGCGCGCGACGCCCGGTGAGATTGCGCGCCGCCCCGATGCGCCGGGCTGGGTCGTGCGGGGAACGGTCCGCACGCAGGCGGGGCTGCGCGAGGTCGAGACCCGCTCCGAGCGCGGCGCATCGCGCGAGGTTCGGATCGACGGCAAATTGGTGCCGCAACTGGCGCTCGGGCGGTTGCTGCGGATCCTGTGGCTGATCCCCTCCATGGACCGGCTCTGGATCGAGGGGGCCGAGGGGCGGCGGCGCTTTCTCGACCGTGTGACCATGAGCTTTGTCCCCGATCACGCCGGCGCGACGCTGGATTACGAAAAGGCCATGCGCGAGCGCAACCGCCTGCTCAAGGATCAGGTGACGGATCCGGGCTGGTATGAGGCGCTCGAGGCGCAGATGGCGCGGGCGGGCACACAGATCCATCAGAACCGGCTTGCGGCGCTCGGCCATCTGCGCGCGGCGCAGGAAGGGGCCGAAACCGCCTTTCCGGCCGCCGGGCTTGCGCTCGATAACGGCACTGGCGGCTGGGACGGCGCCGAGGGGACCTTGCGCGAGATGCTGGCGCAGGGGCGCGCACGCGACATGGCCGCGGGGCGCACGCTCGCCGGGCCGCATCGTGCCGACCTGCTTGCCCATTACGCGGCCAAGGGCATCAATGCGCGGGACTGTTCGACCGGCGAACAGAAGGCGCTGCTGCTGTCGCTGATTCTGGCCAATGCGCGTGCGCTCGCTGCCCTGGGTGGCGAAGTCCCGGTGCTGCTGCTCGACGAGGTGGCGGCGCATCTGGATGCAGGCCGCCGGGCGGCGCTTTACGACGAGATCTGCGCGCTTGGTGCACAGGCCTGGATGACCGGAACGGAGCGGGCGATCTTTGACGACCTGGGCCGGCGCGCGCAATTCATCCATGTCGGCGAGGCCGCGGGACTCTCGACACTGGACCCGGACTGACAGCGCCCTGCGGTCTTTGGCGGAATCGGGGCAAGCGCGTGACAATCCGTGCCGGAAGTCCTATAGAGAGGCCACAATCGCAAAGGATTAGTGGATGGCTCAGGACGCACAGGCGATCGAGAATTACGACGCTGATTCCATCAAGGTTCTCAAGGGGCTGGACGCGGTGCGCAAGCGCCCCGGCATGTATATCGGCGACACCGACGACGGCTCGGGCCTGCACCACATGATCTATGAGGTGGTCGACAACGGCATCGACGAGGTGCTGGCCGGCCATGCCGACGTGGTGAGCGTGACCATCCATGCGGATTCCAGTGTGTCGATTACCGACAACGGGCGCGGCATCCCGGTCGGAATCCACGAGGAAGAGGGCGTCTCGGCCGCCGAGGTCATCATGACCCAGCTGCATGCAGGCGGGAAATTCGACCAGAACAGCTACAAGGTGTCGGGCGGCCTGCACGGGGTCGGGGTGTCAGTGGTGAACGCGCTGTCCGACTGGCTCGAACTGCGCATTTTTCGCAACGGCAAGGAACATGTTGCCCGTTTTGAACGCGGCGAAACGGTCGAACACCTGCGCGTTGTGGGCGACGCGAACGGGCGCAGCGGCACCGAGGTGCGTTTCCTCGCCTCGACCGAGACATTCTCGAACCTGAACTATGATTTTCAGACCCTGGAAAGGCGCCTGCGCGAACTGGCCTTCCTGAACTCCGGCGTGCGCATCCACCTGGCCGACGAACGCCCCGAGGAACCCGTCCGCGTCGAGCTGTTCTATGACGGCGGGGTGCGTGAATTCGTCAAGTACCTTGACCGCTCCAAGTCTCCGATCCTGTCCGAGCCGGTTCATATCGTGGGCGAGCGCGACGACATCGTGGTCGAGGTGGCGCTCTGGTGGAACGACAGCTATCACGAGACGGTGCTTCCCTTCACCAACAACATTCCCCAGCGCGACGGCGGGGCGCATCTGGCCGGGTTCCGCGGCGCCCTGACGCGCACGGTGAACAACTACGCCCAGTCGAGCGGCATCGCGAAAAAGGAAAAGATCGCGCTGTCGGGCGACGATGCCCGCGAGGGCCTGACCTGCGTGCTTTCGGTCAAGGTGCCCGATCCCAAGTTCTCCAGCCAGACCAAGGACAAGCTGGTTTCCTCCGAGGTGCGCCCCGTGGTCGAGGCTCTCGTCGGCGAGAAGCTGGCCGAATGGTTCGAGGAAAACCCGAACGAGGCGCGGCTCGTGGTCGGCAAGATCGTCGAGGCGGCCGTGGCGCGCGAGGCGGCGCGCAAGGCGCGCGACCTGACCCGTCGAAAATCCGCCATGGACGTGAATTTCCTGGCCGGCAAGCTCAAGGACTGTTCGGAAAAGGATCCGTCCAAGACCGAACTGTTCCTGGTCGAGGGCGACAGCGCCGGCGGCAGTGCCCAGACCGGGCGGGACCGCGGCACCCAGGCGATACTGCCGCTGCGGGGCAAGATCCTGAACGTCGAGCGGGCCCGGTTCGACCGGATGCTGTCCAGCCAGGAGATCGGCAATCTGGTGATGGCGCTCGGCACCGGGATCGGGCGTGATGAATTCGACATCTCGAAGCTGCGCTATCACAAGGTCATCATCATGACCGACGCCGATGTGGACGGTGCCCATATCCGCACGCTGCTGCTGACGTTCTTCTATCGCCAGATGCCCGAACTGATCGAGCGGGGGCATCTCTATATTGCACAGCCGCCGCTTTACAAGGTGACGCGCGGGCGCTCCGAGGTCTATCTCAAGGATCAGGCGGCGATGGACGATTACCTGGTCCGGCAGGGGATCGAGGGCAGCGCGCTGCGCCTTGGCAACGGCGAAGAGATCGGCGGACAGGATCTTCTGCGCGTGGTCGAGAATGCGCGCCAGCTTCAGCGCGTGCTGGAGGCGTTCCCGACCCACTATCCGCGTCATATTCTTGAACAGACGGCGATCGCGGGCGGTTTCGCCGCCGGGGCGGTCGAATCGGATCTGGAGGACGTGGCGGCGCGGATCGCGGCGCGGCTCGATCTGGTGGCGCTGGAATACGAACGCGGCTGGGAGGGCCACGTGACCGAGGAGGGCGGCATCCGCCTGACCCGCATGTTGCGGGGGGTGGAGGAACTGCGCCTGCTCGACGGGGCGATGCTGCGCTCGCCCGAGGCCCGCCGCACCGGGACACTGACCCGCAACCTGCAGGATATCTATGCCGCCCCGGCAAGCCTTTTGCGCAAGGACCGGCGCGAGCCGATCCACGGGCCGCTCGAACTGCTGGCCGCGATCCTCGAGGAAGGCGAACGGGGAATTTCGGTGCAGCGCTACAAGGGGCTCGGTGAAATGAACCCGGATCAGCTTTGGGAGACCACGCTCGATCCCGATGCGCGCACCTTGCTGCGGGTCAAGATCGACGACGTGGCCGATGCCGACGACCTGTTCACCAAGCTGATGGGCGACGAGGTCGAGCCGCGCCGCGAATTCATCCAGCGCAATGCGCTGAGCGTCGCCAACCTCGATTTCTGAAACATCCGGCCGGGGCAGAGGGCGCGGCCGGGATCGCTGCGGTTACTCCTGCTCCGGCTGTTCCGGGCCGTCCTCGCCCTCGCTCTCGTCCGCGTCCTCGGTGGAGTGGCAGTCGCGGGGATTGTCGGGGTCGGACAGATCGGTGAGCGTCGCCGATGACCCCTTGGTCCACCATTCGTATTCGCCCGAGACATAGCGCGCGCCCGATGCCGCGATCACGTTGACGAAAATGCGGTCCTCGCCGTCGATCGGCACCAGAGCAAGCGAATTGCCACCCGCATTCACATATTGCACCGCATAGGTTCCATCCGGGTCGCACTGATACTCCATGGACAGGATCGTCGTCTCGGCATCCGGTTCGAGCGGCAGCGAGACGTTGACGCCGGCGAGGGCCGGCAGCGAAAAGGCGGCGAGCAGGGGAACCGCCGCGGCAAGATAGGTCTTCATCGGTCACTCCGTCTTTGGTGCGGGGCACGACACCGCCCGGGCGGCCCGGAGTCAAGGGACCATGGTGCGCCGCCCGCCCGGAGCCCCGGCAGGGCGGCAGTTGCAGCCGGACCCGCGCCCCGTTATCATCCGTCCGCCCGAGACCTGTCGAAAGGATTTGCCGTGAGCACCGTTGTCGCAACTAAATCCTTGAGTGTCATGGATATTCGCGCCCGCAAGGGCGGCGTGCCGCTGGTCTGCCTGACCGCCTATACAACGCCGATCGCGCGCATCGTGGACAAGGAATGCGACCTTGTTCTGGTCGGTGACAGCGTCGGCATGGTGCTGCACGGGTTGCCCTCGACGCTTCCGGTCACGCTCGACATGATGATCATGCACGGGAAGGCCGTGGCGCGGGGGCTCGAACATGCGCTCATGGTGGTTGATCTGCCTTTCGGCAGCTACGAGCAGGGTCCGCAGCAGGCATTCGCGAGCGCCGCGCGCATCATGGCGGAAACCGGCGCCGCGGCGGTCAAGCTGGAAGGCGGACGGCGGATCGCCGGGACGATCCGCTTTCTGGTGGAGCACGGCATCCCGGTTCTTGCCCATGTCGGCATGACCCCGCAATCGGTGAATGCCTACGGCGGCTATCGCGTGCAGGGCAAGGGCGAGAGCGCCGACGAGATCCATGCCGATGCCCGCGCCGTGGCCGATGCGGGCGCATTCGCCGTGGTGCTGGAAAAGATGCCCGCCGGGCTGGCCGACCGGATCACGGCCGATCTTGCCATTCCGACGATCGCCATCGGCGGCTCGGCCGGTTGTGACGGCCAGATTCTGGTGATCGACGACATTCTGGGCCTGTTTGATGATTTCAAACCGAATTTCGTCAAACGCTATGCGCATCTCGCGAAGGACGCCGCCACCGCCGTCGCGGCCTATGCGGACGACGTGCGCAACCGCAGCTTTCCCGAGGACGAGCACGTGATCCGGGACAACTGAGCGGACGGCACCCGCGCCCGCCCGCGCGTGGCCGGAGCGGTGCCTATTCGGCGGCTTCGCGCGCGGCAGGAATGGTGCGGTCGCGGTAAAGATAATCGCGCGTCAGCGGCACCACGTTGCGTTCCTGCCCGATCTGAAGCTGGAACACACCAAGCCGGCCGACCTCGAAGGTGACGATGCAGGCGATCAGGTAGAAGCGCCACATGCGGATGAACCGCTCGTCATACATCTTGCGCACATCCTCGATCCGGGCGTCGAACCGTTCGAGCCAGTGGCGCAGCGTCATGGCATAGTGCAGGCGCAGGATCTCGATATCGAGATACCAGAGCCCGGCATTTTCCACCGGGACCGCGAGTTCGGAAAGCGAGGGGATATAACCGCCCGGAAAGATGTATTTGTCGATCCAGGGCGAGGGCACGTCGGGCGGCGCATTGCGTCCGATCGTGTGAATGAGCGCGACCCCGTCAGCGGTGAGCAGCTTGCCGACCTGGTTGAAATATTCGGCGTAATGGGGCGCTCCGACATGTTCGAGCATGCCGACCGACACGATGCGATCGAACGACTCGGACAGTTCGCGGTAATCCTGCAGGCGGAAATCAAGCTGATCCTCGAGCCCGGCCTCGCGGGCACGGGCCTTTGCGGTGGCAAGCTGGTTCTTCGACAGGGTAACCCCGGTCACATGGGCGCCGAAATCGCGCGCGAGCGTCAGCGCCATGCCGCCCCATCCGCAGCCGATGTCGAGCACGCGCATCCCCGGCTCGATCTGGAGCTTGCGGGCGATATGCGCCTTTTTCGCGGCCTGTGCCTCGGCCAGCCCGGTTTCCGGGGTCTCGAAATAGGCGCAGCTGTATTGCATGTCCTCGTCGAGAAACAGACGGTAAAGATCGTCCGAAATGTCGTAATGATGGGCCACATTGGCGCGGGCGCTTTTGCGGGTGTTGCGCATGAGCGGCCCGCGCAGAACATAGCGCCCCCATTCGACCGCGCGCACCCAGAGCGGGGCGAAATCCGTTGAAAGGTTGCTCATGAGAAGGCGCAGCAGCGTGTCGAGATCGTCGCCCTCGATCACGATGCGCCCGTCCATGTAGCCCTCGCCCAGGGCGAGTTCGGGGTTCATGCAGAGCGCGCGCAGCGTGGCGTCGTCCCTGACGGCGATATCGGACTCGTAACCGCCTCCCGGTCCGTAGTCCCGGCGGGATCCGTCCGGCATCGTGACTTCCAGCCGCCCGCTTCGGATCAGTCGCGACGCCATCTTGTCGAAAACGGTCTGCCACATATCCGCACTCGCCTCCCGCATTCCCTATGATCTGCGCGATCGACGCCTTCGCGCGGCGCATAGCTTAGGTCAATCAGAAATGAAGGGAAACCGTTAATCCTTTCGCGCGGACCGGGCGCAACCCTTGACTTTGACCCCCCGGCACGGTGTATCGGCCCGATACGTTCCGCCGGTTTTCACCCGCCTGCTTTACCTGAAGGACAAAGCTCATGCATGCCTATCGCAGCCACACCTGTGCCGATCTTCGCGCCGCGAATGTCGGAGACACGGTCCGCCTTTCCGGCTGGGTGCACCGGGTGCGCGATCATGGCGGCGTGCTTTTCGTCGATCTGCGCGACCATTACGGGCTGACGCAGGTGGTGGCGGACGGCGACAGCCCCGTTTTCGCCGAGATCGAAAAGCTGCGCAGCGAATGGTGCATCCGCATCGACGGCAAGGTGCTGGCGCGCGACGAAAGCCTGGTGAACCCCAAGCTGCCGACCGGCGAGATCGAGGTCTATGCCAGCGCCATCGAGGTTCTGGGCGCGGCCCGCGAACTGCCGCTGCCGGTGTTCGGTGATCAGGACTATCCCGAGGAAACCCGCCTGCGCTATCGCTATCTCGACCTGCGCCGCGAGGCGATGCAGAACAACATGAAGCTGCGCGCCGAT encodes:
- a CDS encoding enoyl-CoA hydratase-related protein, which produces MAFETITVEIEDHVALIRLDRPEALNALNRELAGELCQALREADANDKVRCIVLSGSEKAFAAGADVKEMARLRYVEVFGDNLFAGLNDQFAATRKPIVAAVAGYVLGGGCELAMACDFIIAADTAKFGLPEINLGIIAGIGGTQRLVRAVGKAKAMDMNLTGRFMNADEAERAGLVSRVVPAKKLMEEAMGAAQKIAEKSQISVMAAKEAVNRSFETTLAEGILFERRLFHSMFATEDQKEGMAAFLEKRQAQFRDK
- the rpsT gene encoding 30S ribosomal protein S20; this encodes MANTLQSRKRVRQIESRTAVNKARRSRIRTFIRKVEEAIASGDKDAASAALRAAQPELMRGVTRGVFHRNTAARKISRLSARIKAMG
- the dnaA gene encoding chromosomal replication initiator protein DnaA; the protein is MIREKWDDLRETLLRTVGENNFRTWIEPLRVVEVQDGIALFDVPTNFMGNYVAQNFSDAILHVLNTNGESVQRLSFQVPAEFGERTLSNTMPNPAPTVRREAPTATPARAGDAIQTAPLEPRFTFDSFVVGKPNELAHAAARRVAEGGAVTFNPLVLYGGVGLGKTHLMHAIAWELKARKPELNVLYLSAEQFMYRFVQALRERKMMDFKHLFRSVDVLMVDDVQFIAGKESTQEEFFHTFNALVDQNKQIIISADRAPGEIKELEDRVKSRLQCGLVVDLHPTDYELRLGILQSKVLQYQDSYPGLELAPGVLEFLAQRISTNVRVLEGALTRLFAFASLVGREIDMDLTQDCLADVLRAAERKITVEEIQRRVSEYYNIRLSDMVGPKRLRSFARPRQVAMYLSKQLTSRSLPEIGRRFGGRDHTTVMHGVRRIEELKQTDGQIAEDVEMLRRTLEA
- the dnaN gene encoding DNA polymerase III subunit beta yields the protein MKISIERSALFRAASQAQSVVERRNTIPILANVLIEAEGDAVRFRATDLDVEVVDTAPAQVERAGATTVAATLLHEIVRKLPEGALVTLAHDGASERLLIEAGRSSFSLATLPREDFPVMASSEYESEFAIQAAVLRRLFDKSRFAISTEETRYYLNGVYLHVSDADGGKVLRAVATDGHRLARVDADLPSGAANMPGVIVPRKTVLELRKLLEDDEAEIRVSVSETKVRFAMPAITLTSKVIDGTFPDYSRVIPQGNPRRLEVDAAEFARAVDRVATVSSERARAVKLQLEEDRMVLSVNAPDSGAAEEELAVAYGDERLEIGFNAKYLLEIVAQVDRENAVFFFNSASDPALMREGNDASAIYVVMPMRV
- the recF gene encoding DNA replication/repair protein RecF (All proteins in this family for which functions are known are DNA-binding proteins that assist the filamentation of RecA onto DNA for the initiation of recombination or recombinational repair.); translation: MTDDSHQSGDRPAQAAALLELGLLHFRSHGAARLALDTRPVVLFGPNGAGKTNLLEAVSLLSPGRGLRRATPGEIARRPDAPGWVVRGTVRTQAGLREVETRSERGASREVRIDGKLVPQLALGRLLRILWLIPSMDRLWIEGAEGRRRFLDRVTMSFVPDHAGATLDYEKAMRERNRLLKDQVTDPGWYEALEAQMARAGTQIHQNRLAALGHLRAAQEGAETAFPAAGLALDNGTGGWDGAEGTLREMLAQGRARDMAAGRTLAGPHRADLLAHYAAKGINARDCSTGEQKALLLSLILANARALAALGGEVPVLLLDEVAAHLDAGRRAALYDEICALGAQAWMTGTERAIFDDLGRRAQFIHVGEAAGLSTLDPD
- the gyrB gene encoding DNA topoisomerase (ATP-hydrolyzing) subunit B, which codes for MAQDAQAIENYDADSIKVLKGLDAVRKRPGMYIGDTDDGSGLHHMIYEVVDNGIDEVLAGHADVVSVTIHADSSVSITDNGRGIPVGIHEEEGVSAAEVIMTQLHAGGKFDQNSYKVSGGLHGVGVSVVNALSDWLELRIFRNGKEHVARFERGETVEHLRVVGDANGRSGTEVRFLASTETFSNLNYDFQTLERRLRELAFLNSGVRIHLADERPEEPVRVELFYDGGVREFVKYLDRSKSPILSEPVHIVGERDDIVVEVALWWNDSYHETVLPFTNNIPQRDGGAHLAGFRGALTRTVNNYAQSSGIAKKEKIALSGDDAREGLTCVLSVKVPDPKFSSQTKDKLVSSEVRPVVEALVGEKLAEWFEENPNEARLVVGKIVEAAVAREAARKARDLTRRKSAMDVNFLAGKLKDCSEKDPSKTELFLVEGDSAGGSAQTGRDRGTQAILPLRGKILNVERARFDRMLSSQEIGNLVMALGTGIGRDEFDISKLRYHKVIIMTDADVDGAHIRTLLLTFFYRQMPELIERGHLYIAQPPLYKVTRGRSEVYLKDQAAMDDYLVRQGIEGSALRLGNGEEIGGQDLLRVVENARQLQRVLEAFPTHYPRHILEQTAIAGGFAAGAVESDLEDVAARIAARLDLVALEYERGWEGHVTEEGGIRLTRMLRGVEELRLLDGAMLRSPEARRTGTLTRNLQDIYAAPASLLRKDRREPIHGPLELLAAILEEGERGISVQRYKGLGEMNPDQLWETTLDPDARTLLRVKIDDVADADDLFTKLMGDEVEPRREFIQRNALSVANLDF
- a CDS encoding MliC family protein, with amino-acid sequence MKTYLAAAVPLLAAFSLPALAGVNVSLPLEPDAETTILSMEYQCDPDGTYAVQYVNAGGNSLALVPIDGEDRIFVNVIAASGARYVSGEYEWWTKGSSATLTDLSDPDNPRDCHSTEDADESEGEDGPEQPEQE
- the panB gene encoding 3-methyl-2-oxobutanoate hydroxymethyltransferase, producing MDIRARKGGVPLVCLTAYTTPIARIVDKECDLVLVGDSVGMVLHGLPSTLPVTLDMMIMHGKAVARGLEHALMVVDLPFGSYEQGPQQAFASAARIMAETGAAAVKLEGGRRIAGTIRFLVEHGIPVLAHVGMTPQSVNAYGGYRVQGKGESADEIHADARAVADAGAFAVVLEKMPAGLADRITADLAIPTIAIGGSAGCDGQILVIDDILGLFDDFKPNFVKRYAHLAKDAATAVAAYADDVRNRSFPEDEHVIRDN
- a CDS encoding SAM-dependent methyltransferase, which gives rise to MWQTVFDKMASRLIRSGRLEVTMPDGSRRDYGPGGGYESDIAVRDDATLRALCMNPELALGEGYMDGRIVIEGDDLDTLLRLLMSNLSTDFAPLWVRAVEWGRYVLRGPLMRNTRKSARANVAHHYDISDDLYRLFLDEDMQYSCAYFETPETGLAEAQAAKKAHIARKLQIEPGMRVLDIGCGWGGMALTLARDFGAHVTGVTLSKNQLATAKARAREAGLEDQLDFRLQDYRELSESFDRIVSVGMLEHVGAPHYAEYFNQVGKLLTADGVALIHTIGRNAPPDVPSPWIDKYIFPGGYIPSLSELAVPVENAGLWYLDIEILRLHYAMTLRHWLERFDARIEDVRKMYDERFIRMWRFYLIACIVTFEVGRLGVFQLQIGQERNVVPLTRDYLYRDRTIPAAREAAE